In Halobaculum rubrum, the following are encoded in one genomic region:
- a CDS encoding DUF1059 domain-containing protein yields MVHQIVCEDAGMDCAFVVQSESDDELVEMAKRHGEREHNVEMEDGDVRDLIKPA; encoded by the coding sequence ATGGTACACCAGATCGTCTGTGAGGACGCCGGGATGGACTGCGCGTTCGTCGTCCAGTCGGAGTCGGACGACGAACTCGTCGAGATGGCGAAACGACACGGCGAACGGGAACACAACGTGGAGATGGAGGACGGCGACGTCCGCGACCTGATCAAGCCGGCCTGA
- the folP gene encoding dihydropteroate synthase: MRYYEAANFLFDLRRFQVKPGTESVRDLLAHLGDPHEGIDFVQVAGTNGKGSVARMVESVLREDGRRVGLYTSPHFENVRERVRVDGRSVPKAEVAAFVEAAKPWLVDRAAGGEPLTFFEVVTALALWRFDRADVDVAVLEVGMGGEFDATSVVDPVAAAVTNVSLEHTAVLGDTVEEIARTKAKVAPDGGPLVTATDGDALATVRAVAEDADAEVISVAGPTGGPGPVEADLTATYEGAVSPQESRVALAGDGWGVETRIPLLGAYQATNAGVAAALVRALGVDDGATLARGLRNAHWPGRFEVMESDPLVVLDGAHNPAACETLGETLAELAYDDLHLVFGAMHDKDHGEMAAALPAPATVHTCAPSLDRAEDPEVLARVFGRETDAAVTSGRSVADALTAARGAAGPNDCVLLTGSLFCVAEARTTWTRQFIPKDVDGESAARETLAAANVPGAEIGETAGESVHETVTTRLSETQATHLRREAARSGAACGVSGVGGGELAEVVCSGSRAELAELAGALDDLDHGLSGVAADLREALGIADAAPPNTREYPWTEGTAVMGVLNVTPDSFHDGGKFFDEADALARAEALVDAGVDVIDVGGESTRPGADPVPADEEIARIEPVIEAIADVDALISVDTRKAAVAAAALDAGADVLNDVTGLEDPEMRFLAAERDVPVIVMHSIEAPVDPDRDPEYDDVVEDVIAELGERVLLAEKAGIPRENVIVDPGIGFGKSKRENFELLGRLGEFDALGCPVLFGHSHKSMFELTGEVAGDAPNGTIAATALAAANGADIVRVHDAAENVAAVRVAAAAADPAGFDVEAERTEPPEGTTGAASREDGVDDGEDA, translated from the coding sequence ATGCGCTACTACGAGGCGGCGAACTTCCTCTTCGACCTCCGGCGCTTCCAGGTCAAGCCGGGCACCGAGTCGGTGCGTGACCTGTTGGCCCACCTGGGCGACCCCCACGAGGGGATCGACTTCGTCCAGGTCGCGGGGACGAACGGGAAGGGGAGCGTCGCTCGGATGGTCGAGTCGGTCCTCCGCGAGGACGGCCGCCGCGTCGGTCTCTACACCTCTCCCCACTTCGAGAACGTTCGCGAGCGCGTGCGCGTTGACGGCCGATCCGTCCCGAAGGCCGAGGTCGCCGCGTTCGTGGAGGCGGCGAAGCCGTGGCTGGTCGACCGCGCCGCCGGCGGCGAGCCGCTCACGTTCTTCGAGGTCGTCACCGCGCTGGCGCTGTGGCGGTTCGACCGCGCGGACGTGGACGTGGCGGTGCTGGAGGTCGGAATGGGCGGCGAGTTCGACGCCACGAGCGTCGTCGACCCCGTCGCCGCCGCGGTGACGAACGTCTCGCTGGAGCACACGGCTGTCCTCGGCGACACCGTCGAGGAGATCGCGCGCACGAAGGCGAAGGTCGCTCCCGACGGCGGCCCGCTGGTCACGGCGACCGACGGCGACGCGCTCGCGACGGTTCGGGCGGTCGCCGAGGACGCCGACGCGGAGGTGATCTCCGTCGCCGGACCGACCGGCGGTCCCGGCCCGGTCGAGGCGGATCTGACAGCGACGTACGAGGGCGCGGTGAGCCCGCAGGAATCCCGCGTCGCGCTCGCCGGCGACGGCTGGGGCGTCGAGACGCGTATCCCGCTGTTGGGCGCCTACCAGGCGACGAACGCCGGCGTCGCCGCCGCGCTCGTGCGAGCCCTGGGCGTCGACGACGGGGCGACCCTCGCGCGCGGCCTCCGGAACGCCCACTGGCCGGGGCGCTTCGAGGTGATGGAGTCGGACCCGCTCGTGGTGCTCGACGGGGCACACAACCCAGCCGCCTGCGAGACGCTCGGGGAGACGCTCGCGGAGTTGGCGTACGACGACCTCCACCTCGTGTTCGGGGCGATGCACGACAAGGACCACGGCGAGATGGCCGCCGCCCTGCCCGCGCCGGCGACGGTCCACACCTGCGCGCCGTCGCTCGACCGCGCGGAGGACCCGGAGGTGCTCGCGCGGGTGTTCGGGCGGGAGACCGACGCGGCAGTCACCTCCGGGAGATCGGTCGCCGACGCGCTCACGGCGGCGCGCGGGGCGGCAGGTCCGAACGACTGCGTGCTCCTCACGGGCTCGCTGTTCTGTGTCGCGGAGGCGCGGACGACGTGGACCCGACAGTTCATTCCGAAGGACGTCGACGGGGAATCAGCCGCCCGGGAGACGCTCGCGGCGGCGAACGTCCCGGGCGCGGAGATCGGCGAGACCGCGGGCGAGAGCGTCCACGAGACGGTGACGACGCGCCTCTCGGAGACGCAGGCGACGCACCTGCGCCGGGAGGCCGCGCGCTCGGGCGCCGCCTGCGGCGTCAGCGGCGTCGGTGGCGGCGAGCTCGCGGAGGTCGTCTGTTCGGGATCGCGCGCCGAGCTCGCCGAGTTGGCCGGGGCGCTGGACGACCTCGATCACGGCCTCTCCGGCGTGGCGGCGGACCTGCGAGAGGCGCTCGGGATCGCGGACGCGGCGCCTCCGAACACACGCGAGTACCCGTGGACCGAGGGCACCGCGGTGATGGGCGTGTTGAACGTGACGCCGGACTCGTTCCACGACGGCGGGAAGTTCTTCGACGAGGCGGACGCGCTCGCGCGGGCGGAGGCGCTCGTCGACGCCGGCGTCGACGTCATCGACGTGGGCGGGGAGTCGACCCGACCGGGCGCCGATCCGGTGCCGGCCGACGAGGAGATCGCGCGCATCGAGCCGGTGATCGAGGCGATCGCCGACGTCGACGCGCTGATATCGGTGGACACGCGGAAGGCGGCCGTCGCGGCGGCGGCGCTCGACGCGGGCGCGGACGTTCTCAACGACGTTACGGGCCTGGAGGACCCCGAGATGCGGTTTCTCGCCGCCGAGCGCGACGTCCCGGTGATCGTGATGCACAGCATCGAGGCGCCGGTCGATCCCGATCGCGACCCCGAGTACGACGACGTGGTCGAGGACGTCATCGCCGAGCTGGGCGAGCGCGTCCTGCTCGCGGAGAAGGCGGGGATACCGCGCGAGAACGTCATCGTCGACCCCGGGATCGGCTTCGGGAAATCGAAGCGAGAGAACTTCGAGCTGCTGGGCCGCCTCGGCGAGTTCGACGCGCTCGGCTGTCCCGTGCTGTTCGGCCACTCCCACAAGTCGATGTTCGAGCTGACCGGCGAGGTCGCCGGGGACGCGCCGAACGGGACGATCGCGGCGACCGCGCTTGCGGCCGCCAACGGCGCCGATATCGTCCGCGTTCACGACGCCGCCGAGAACGTCGCGGCGGTCCGGGTCGCCGCGGCGGCGGCCGACCCGGCGGGGTTTGACGTCGAGGCCGAGCGAACCGAACCCCCCGAGGGAACGACGGGCGCCGCGAGCCGCGAGGACGGCGTCGATGACGGGGAGGACGCGTGA
- the purH gene encoding bifunctional phosphoribosylaminoimidazolecarboxamide formyltransferase/IMP cyclohydrolase yields the protein MKIAGMASNRGRNLRTIADRAPGGAELSVVVANDADAPVLDAMAKRGVATEVVERDNGEERASHEERVLDALAGYDFDLVCLDGYMRVLTDTFLDAAPTTLNVHPSLLPSFAGTNAHERVLDAGVRQTGCTVHVVTEEVDGGPIVTQEAVPVYEGDDVADLTERVLYEAEFAAYPRAVKWFAEDRVTVDVDAHEVHVDGDGDGRFPARRTTSEDRVRELRYGENPHQDAALYADTTCEEANVVAADQLNEGAKRLSYNNYNDADGALNLVKEFDEPAAAVIKHTNPAGCATADTLADAYADALSTDAKSAFGGIVALNRECDAETAELIVDSFKEVVVAPGYADDALEVLFEKDNLRVLDVGDEETFGERSEMLTEKPIVGGRLVQERDLQAPERDDLEVVTERAPTDEEVETMLFAWCVMKHVKSNGILFATGTETVGVGMGQVSRVDAVTLAAMKAEKDAEGKSAEGAVMASDAFFPFPDAIEEAADAGIEAVIQPGGSVNDDDVIAAANEHDMAMVFTGDRAFRHD from the coding sequence ATGAAGATCGCGGGCATGGCGAGCAATCGCGGGCGCAACCTTCGGACCATCGCGGATCGGGCGCCGGGCGGCGCCGAGCTGTCGGTCGTCGTGGCGAACGACGCCGACGCGCCGGTGCTGGACGCGATGGCCAAGCGCGGCGTGGCGACCGAGGTCGTCGAGCGCGACAACGGGGAGGAGCGCGCGAGCCACGAGGAGCGGGTCCTCGACGCGCTCGCCGGCTACGACTTCGACCTGGTGTGTCTGGACGGGTACATGCGGGTCCTGACGGACACCTTCCTCGACGCCGCGCCCACGACGCTGAACGTCCATCCGTCGCTGCTTCCGTCGTTCGCGGGCACCAACGCCCACGAGCGCGTCCTCGACGCGGGCGTGCGCCAGACCGGTTGCACCGTCCACGTGGTCACCGAGGAGGTCGACGGCGGTCCCATCGTCACTCAGGAAGCGGTGCCGGTCTACGAGGGCGACGACGTGGCCGACCTGACGGAGCGCGTGCTGTACGAGGCGGAGTTCGCGGCGTACCCGCGGGCGGTGAAGTGGTTCGCCGAGGACCGCGTGACGGTCGACGTGGACGCCCACGAGGTGCACGTCGACGGCGACGGCGACGGCCGGTTCCCCGCCCGGCGGACGACCAGCGAGGACCGCGTCCGGGAGCTTCGCTACGGCGAGAACCCCCATCAGGACGCCGCGTTGTACGCCGACACCACCTGCGAGGAGGCGAACGTCGTCGCCGCGGATCAGTTGAACGAGGGCGCCAAGCGGCTCTCGTACAACAACTACAACGACGCCGACGGCGCGCTCAACCTCGTGAAGGAGTTCGACGAGCCCGCCGCGGCCGTGATCAAACACACCAACCCCGCCGGCTGTGCGACGGCGGACACGCTCGCGGACGCGTACGCCGATGCGCTGTCGACGGACGCGAAGTCCGCCTTCGGCGGCATCGTCGCGCTCAACCGCGAGTGCGACGCCGAGACGGCCGAACTGATCGTGGACTCGTTCAAGGAGGTCGTCGTCGCTCCCGGCTACGCCGACGACGCGCTGGAGGTGCTGTTCGAGAAGGACAACCTCCGCGTGCTCGATGTCGGCGACGAGGAGACGTTCGGCGAGCGGTCCGAGATGCTCACCGAGAAGCCCATTGTCGGCGGCCGACTCGTGCAGGAGCGCGACCTACAGGCGCCCGAGCGCGACGACCTGGAGGTCGTCACCGAGCGCGCGCCCACCGACGAGGAGGTGGAGACGATGCTGTTCGCGTGGTGCGTGATGAAGCACGTGAAGTCCAACGGAATCCTGTTCGCCACCGGCACCGAGACGGTCGGCGTCGGCATGGGCCAGGTGAGCCGCGTCGACGCCGTCACGCTGGCGGCGATGAAGGCGGAGAAGGACGCCGAGGGGAAGTCCGCAGAGGGCGCCGTGATGGCCTCGGACGCGTTCTTCCCGTTCCCGGACGCCATCGAGGAGGCCGCCGACGCGGGCATCGAGGCGGTGATCCAGCCCGGCGGATCCGTCAACGACGACGACGTGATCGCGGCGGCGAACGAGCACGACATGGCGATGGTGTTCACCGGCGACCGCGCGTTCCGGCACGACTGA